A region of Vespula vulgaris chromosome 1, iyVesVulg1.1, whole genome shotgun sequence DNA encodes the following proteins:
- the LOC127068110 gene encoding NADH dehydrogenase [ubiquinone] 1 beta subcomplex subunit 10, whose amino-acid sequence MEDTPNTLMKFAKAVYNIVDTPVVFFREKIVEPNQKKYPWYHQKFRRVPTIDECYTDDLVCYTEANLQFERDKAVDDAILSILRSRYEECAMYHGQDDREICYPLRKIYEEASGAWFAKYGDLNPTLNVQQAYMKQKHRMVWERRHGPVGSGMKT is encoded by the exons ATGGAGGATACTCCAAATACTTTAATGAAATTTGCAAAAGCTGTATATAACATCGTTGATACACCTGTTGTATTTTTTCGAG agAAAATCGTTGAGCCAAACCAAAAGAAATATCCTTGGTATCATCAAAAATTCCGTCGTGTTCCAACTATTGATGAATGTTATACAGATGACTTAGTTTGTTACACTGAAGCCAATCTTCAGTTTGAACGTGATAA GGCTGTCGATGATGCTATTTTATCTATCTTGAGATCTAGATATGAAGAATGTGCTATGTATCATGGACAGGATGATAGAGAAATTTGTTATcctttaagaaaaatatatgaggAAGCCAGCGGAGCTTGGTTTGCAAAAT ATGGTGATCTGAATCCTACACTCAATGTACAACAAGCATATATGAAGCAAAAACATCGTATGGTTTGGGAACGAAGACATGGTCCTGTAGGTAGTGGAatgaaaacataa